From Solanum stenotomum isolate F172 unplaced genomic scaffold, ASM1918654v1 scaffold3344, whole genome shotgun sequence, a single genomic window includes:
- the LOC125852288 gene encoding protein NLP7-like, which produces MELSPSDVCSQMPCQLDWCQLESNAWAFSSRKYKDELGYQRTIHPIMCESVVNIKLIFQFLLSTSKSFESYLLHTAAASVLSMFPTEKWRIQSVMEKMSTSNVSLVQFWAPIKVNGSTFMSTTDQTFGFYNELDKRLSSYRKLCLDTLIPIDDYIESLFGPIERVYTRCLPEYNPDVRSYSAAEFPLLETAIRLGIHSYYAVPVFNNYDQQYRGVLEIVSTQPSLHLSDLITPPVDDRLDEIKNGLYEILERDSLPFAQIWVPYSPSVSLKVLYCAAASIYERSSSMCHEFEHISEACFIESGTALVGRAFASQGSCFCKDVTLLSIKEYPLVPSAQKVRFTQSFAICLQSKCANNSVYVVEYFLPPNKMSARDTRTYINMLISTTKERLPGFIVAPGKELGQRILVEVVKVSPSDEFDSFEIDQSLPSVQSLQDGGGTTEIGRLLSVQFLQDVGETTEIDSFCQQSNNVVAAAALLVPFLFIRQA; this is translated from the exons ATGGAGCTCTCTCCTTCAGATGTATGTTCCCAAATGCCCTGCCAACTGGACTGGTGTCAACTGGAGTCCAACGCCTGGGCATTTTCGAGCAGAAAATACAAAGATGAATTGGGTTACCAGCGAACCATTCACCCTATCATGTGTGAGTCTGTTGTGAATATCAaacttattttccaatttttgcTTAGCACTAGTAAATCTTTTGAATCTTATCTTCTTCATACAGCTGCTGCTTCTGTTTTATCCATGTTTCCAACTGAGAAATGGAGGATCCAATCTGTTATGGAGAAAATGTCGACTTCAAATGTTTCTCTGGTTCAATTCTGGGCACCCATCAAGGTCAATGGATCTACTTTCATGTCCACTACGGATCAAACATTTGGTTTCTATAACGAACTCGATAAGAGGCTCTCTTCATACAGGAAGCTCTGTCTAGATACCTTGATTCCAATTGACGACTACATCGAAAGTCTATTTGGCCCAATTGAACGAGTTTACACAAGATGCTTGCCAGAATATAACCCCGACGTCCGAAGCTACTCCGCTGCAGAATTTCCACTGCTCGAAACTGCAATTCGCTTGGGAATTCATTCTTATTATGCAGTTCCAGTGTTCAACAACTATGACCAGCAGTACCGTGGTGTACTTGAGATTGTATCTACACAACCATCTCTTCATCTTTCCGATCTTATTACG CCGCCTGTTGATGATAGACTTGATGAAATAAAGAACGGGTTATATGAGATCCTTGAAAGAGACAGTTTACCCTTTGCTCAAATTTGGGTTCCTTATTCTCCATCTGTCTCTTTAAAAGTCTTGTATTGTGCTGCTGCCTCCATCTATGAACGTTCGAGTTCAATGTGTCATGAGTTTGAACATATTTCTGAGGCCTGTTTTATTGAGAGCGGTACGGCATTGGTCGGGAGGGCATTTGCATCCCAAGGTTCATGCTTTTGCAAAGATGTTACTCTATTAAGCATCAAAGAGTACCCTTTGGTGCCTAGTGCACAAAAAGTTAGATTCACTCAGAGTTTTGCAATTTGCTTGCAAAGTAAATGCGCCAACAATAGCGTTTACGTAGTTGAGTACTTTCTGCCACCCAACAAAATGTCTGCTAGAGATACAAGGACTTACATAAATATGCTTATATCCACAACGAAAGAACGACTTCCAGGTTTCATAGTTGCTCCTGGAAAAGAACTAGGGCAGAGGATCCTCGTTGAAGTTGTTAAAGTTTCCCCGAGTGATGAATTTGACTCCTTTGAAATTGACCAATCTCTACCGAGTGTTCAATCACTTCAGGATGGAGGAGGAACAACAGAAATTGGCCGTCTGCTGAGTGTTCAATTTCTTCAGGATGTAGGAGAAACAACTGAAATTGATTCTTTCTGCCAACAGTCAAAtaatgttgttgctgctgctgcACTACTGGTTCCTTTCTTGTTCATCAGACAAGCGTGA